A single genomic interval of Sinorhizobium garamanticum harbors:
- a CDS encoding single-stranded DNA-binding protein encodes MAGSVNKVILIGNVGADPEIRRTQDGRPIANLRIATSETWRDRNSGERREKTEWHNVVVFNEGLCKVVEQYVKKGAKLYIEGQLQTRKWQDQNGNDRYTTEVVLQGFNSTLTMLDGRGEGGGSGVSRGGGDFGGGYEDYDQSRQSSGGRSGGQGGQSGGQTGGNFSRDLDDDIPF; translated from the coding sequence ATGGCTGGTAGCGTCAACAAGGTGATCTTGATCGGAAATGTCGGGGCCGACCCGGAAATCCGGCGCACGCAGGATGGCCGCCCGATCGCCAACCTGCGCATCGCCACCTCCGAAACCTGGCGCGACCGCAACAGCGGAGAGCGCCGCGAGAAGACGGAATGGCATAATGTCGTCGTCTTCAACGAGGGCCTCTGCAAGGTTGTCGAGCAATATGTGAAGAAGGGCGCCAAGCTCTACATCGAGGGCCAGTTGCAGACCCGCAAGTGGCAGGACCAGAACGGCAACGACCGCTACACGACCGAGGTCGTGCTGCAAGGCTTCAACTCGACGTTGACGATGCTCGACGGTCGCGGCGAGGGCGGCGGCTCCGGTGTCAGCCGTGGCGGCGGCGACTTCGGTGGCGGCTACGAGGACTACGATCAGTCGCGCCAGTCTTCGGGTGGACGCTCTGGCGGCCAAGGTGGCCAGAGTGGCGGTCAGACCGGCGGCAATTTCTCGCGCGATCTCGACGACGACATTCCGTTCTGA
- a CDS encoding MarC family protein has protein sequence MFNADLLINALTTLLVTLDPPGLAPIFLSLTVGLSRQERFQVATRGSMIAFFILAAFALFGDGILGLLGISIGAFRIAGGLLLFWISFEMIFERRQERKEKTGEVAVTKDHIHNIAVFPLALPLIAGPGAISATILLGSSFPSVTDRVQLLVVIAASMVLLFLALVISERIDRFLGVTGRAILTRLLGVILAALAVQFVLDGVRSAFLA, from the coding sequence ATGTTCAATGCCGATCTTTTGATCAATGCACTGACGACGCTGCTTGTCACGCTCGATCCGCCGGGCCTTGCGCCGATCTTCTTAAGTCTCACCGTGGGTCTGAGCCGCCAGGAGCGTTTTCAAGTCGCCACCCGCGGCTCGATGATCGCGTTCTTCATCCTTGCCGCTTTCGCCCTCTTCGGTGACGGAATTCTCGGGTTGCTTGGCATCTCGATCGGCGCCTTCCGCATTGCCGGCGGTCTGCTGCTCTTTTGGATCTCGTTCGAAATGATCTTCGAAAGGCGTCAGGAACGGAAGGAAAAGACCGGCGAAGTCGCGGTGACCAAGGACCATATTCACAACATCGCGGTCTTTCCCCTCGCCCTGCCCCTGATCGCGGGTCCAGGTGCGATTTCGGCCACCATCCTGCTTGGCAGTTCGTTTCCCTCGGTTACCGACCGTGTCCAACTCCTCGTTGTCATCGCCGCGTCGATGGTGCTCTTGTTTCTGGCACTCGTGATCTCCGAACGCATCGACCGTTTTCTCGGGGTCACGGGACGGGCGATCCTCACGCGCCTCCTTGGTGTCATTCTGGCGGCACTGGCAGTGCAGTTCGTCCTCGACGGCGTGCGCTCGGCCTTCCTGGCCTAA
- a CDS encoding vitamin B12-dependent ribonucleotide reductase, protein MKIERRFTKAGQSAYAEIDFRKATSEIKNPDGSIVFRLENIDVPAQFSQVAADILAQKYFRKAGVPAKLKRVEENDVPSFLWRSVPDTDALKALPKDEQYGSETDARQVFDRLAGTWTYWGWKGGYFDTEEDAAAFRDELAYMLATQRVAPNSPQWFNTGLHWAYGIDGPGQGHFYVDPFTGKLTKSKSAYEHPQPHACFIQSVADDLVNEGGIMDLWVREARLFKYGSGTGSNFSHLRGEGEKLSGGGKSSGLMSFLKIGDRAAGAIKSGGTTRRAAKMVVVDIDHPDIEEYINWKVKEEQKVAALVTGSKIVAKHLKAIMKACVNCDGSDDACFDPKQNPALKREIRAAKQSLVPENYVKRVIQFARQGYKDIQFKTYDTDWDSEAYLTVSGQNSNNSVSIKDDFLRAVEADGDWNLTARKDGRVMKTLKARDLWESISHAAWASADPGLHFNTTMNDWHTCPAAGPIRASNPCSEYMFLDDTACNLASLNLMQFKDAANKRINIGDYEHAVRLWTIVLEVSVMMAQFPSREIAELSYEYRTLGLGYANIGGLLMSSGIPYDSAEGRAIAGALTAIMTGIAYATSAEISAKLGPFPGFAPNRDNMLRVMRNHRRAAYGEAKGYESLSVNPVALVHADCPDQELIAHAKSAWDKAVELGEKHGYRNAQATVIAPTGTIGLVMDCDTTGIEPDFALVKFKKLAGGGYFKIINRAVPEALRTLGYSESQIAEIEAYAVGHGNLNQAPAINPTTLKAKGFTDEKIEAVNAALKAAFDIKFVFNQWTLGADFLKGTLKVTDEQLASIDFNLLEHLGFSRKDIEAANIHVCGAMTLEGAPFLKAEHLPVFDCANPCGKIGKRYLSVESHIRMMAAAQPFISGAISKTINMPNEATVEDCKNAYMLSWKLALKANALYRDGSKLSQPLNASLIEDDEEEEAIEELMQAPAAAQAVAVTEKIVERVIEKVIRAREKLPNRRQGYTQKAIVGGHKVYLRTGEFGDGRLGEIFIDMHKEGAAFRAMMNNFAIAISLGLQYGVPLEEYVEAFTFTKFEPAGMVQGNDAIKNATSILDYVFRELAVSYLGRHDLAHVDTSDFSNTALGRGIQEGKTNLVSTGWTRGYKPTIVGGTADRQLSEPKGASTAAPARASGGATVTSIAGNTARKLEPAIAAAASEVLAFKRDYEERAAELAEEIAEEVEQEVTALFSDKAAAEAASAKADAKKVEAERRARSIMQGYTGNMCSECQNFTMVRNGTCEKCDTCGATSGCS, encoded by the coding sequence ATGAAGATCGAACGCCGTTTCACAAAGGCCGGGCAATCCGCCTACGCCGAGATCGATTTCCGCAAGGCGACGAGTGAGATCAAGAACCCGGATGGGTCGATCGTGTTCCGCCTCGAGAACATCGATGTTCCCGCGCAATTCTCCCAGGTCGCCGCCGACATTCTCGCGCAGAAGTATTTCCGCAAGGCGGGCGTACCGGCCAAGCTGAAGCGCGTCGAGGAAAACGACGTGCCCTCCTTCCTGTGGCGCTCGGTGCCCGATACGGATGCGCTGAAGGCACTGCCGAAGGATGAGCAGTACGGCTCCGAAACGGATGCGCGCCAGGTTTTCGATCGCCTGGCTGGCACCTGGACCTATTGGGGCTGGAAGGGCGGCTATTTTGACACGGAGGAAGATGCAGCCGCTTTCCGTGACGAACTCGCCTATATGCTCGCCACCCAGCGCGTCGCGCCGAACTCGCCGCAATGGTTCAACACCGGCCTGCACTGGGCCTACGGCATCGACGGCCCCGGCCAGGGCCACTTCTATGTCGATCCCTTCACCGGCAAGCTGACGAAGTCGAAATCCGCTTACGAGCACCCGCAGCCGCATGCCTGCTTCATCCAGTCCGTTGCCGACGACCTCGTCAACGAGGGCGGCATCATGGACCTCTGGGTGCGTGAGGCGCGCCTGTTCAAATACGGCTCCGGCACCGGCTCCAACTTCTCGCACCTGCGCGGCGAAGGCGAAAAGCTCTCGGGCGGCGGCAAGTCCTCCGGCCTCATGAGCTTCCTGAAGATCGGCGACCGCGCCGCCGGCGCCATCAAGTCGGGCGGCACGACTCGCCGCGCGGCCAAGATGGTGGTCGTCGACATCGACCATCCGGATATCGAGGAATACATCAACTGGAAGGTCAAGGAAGAGCAGAAGGTTGCCGCCCTCGTCACCGGCTCCAAGATCGTCGCGAAGCACCTGAAGGCGATCATGAAGGCCTGCGTCAATTGTGACGGCAGCGACGACGCCTGCTTCGACCCGAAGCAGAACCCGGCGCTGAAGCGCGAGATCCGTGCTGCCAAGCAGTCGCTGGTTCCGGAAAACTACGTCAAGCGCGTCATCCAGTTCGCACGGCAGGGCTACAAGGATATCCAGTTCAAGACCTATGACACGGATTGGGATTCGGAGGCCTATCTCACCGTCTCCGGCCAGAACTCCAACAACTCCGTTTCGATCAAGGACGACTTCCTGCGCGCCGTCGAAGCCGATGGCGACTGGAATCTCACCGCCCGCAAGGACGGTCGCGTGATGAAGACCTTGAAGGCTCGCGATCTTTGGGAATCGATTTCCCACGCCGCCTGGGCGTCGGCCGATCCGGGCCTGCACTTCAACACGACGATGAACGACTGGCACACCTGCCCGGCCGCCGGCCCGATCCGCGCGTCGAACCCGTGCTCGGAATACATGTTCCTCGACGACACGGCCTGCAACCTCGCCTCGCTCAACCTGATGCAGTTCAAGGACGCCGCGAACAAGCGGATCAATATCGGCGACTATGAGCATGCCGTCCGCCTCTGGACGATTGTTCTCGAAGTCTCGGTGATGATGGCGCAGTTCCCGTCCCGCGAGATCGCCGAGCTCTCCTATGAATATCGGACGCTCGGCCTCGGCTACGCCAACATCGGCGGCCTGCTGATGTCGTCCGGCATTCCCTATGACTCGGCCGAAGGCCGCGCCATCGCCGGTGCGCTGACCGCCATCATGACCGGCATTGCCTATGCCACCTCGGCCGAAATATCGGCCAAGCTTGGCCCCTTCCCGGGCTTTGCCCCCAACCGCGACAACATGCTGCGCGTCATGCGCAACCATCGCCGCGCCGCCTATGGCGAAGCCAAGGGCTATGAGAGCCTGTCCGTCAACCCGGTCGCGCTCGTTCATGCCGATTGCCCGGACCAGGAGCTGATCGCTCACGCCAAGAGCGCCTGGGACAAGGCCGTTGAGCTCGGCGAGAAGCATGGCTACCGCAATGCCCAGGCAACCGTTATCGCGCCGACCGGCACGATCGGCCTCGTCATGGATTGCGACACTACCGGCATCGAGCCCGACTTCGCGCTGGTCAAGTTCAAGAAGCTCGCCGGCGGCGGCTACTTCAAGATCATCAACCGCGCAGTGCCGGAAGCGCTGCGCACCCTCGGTTACTCGGAAAGCCAGATCGCCGAGATCGAGGCTTATGCCGTCGGCCATGGCAACCTTAACCAGGCGCCGGCAATCAACCCGACGACGCTCAAGGCCAAGGGCTTCACCGATGAGAAAATCGAGGCCGTCAACGCTGCGCTGAAGGCCGCCTTCGACATCAAGTTCGTCTTCAACCAGTGGACGCTTGGCGCCGATTTCCTCAAGGGCACGCTGAAGGTCACCGACGAGCAACTCGCCTCGATCGACTTCAACCTGCTCGAGCACCTGGGCTTCTCCAGGAAGGACATCGAAGCCGCCAATATCCATGTATGCGGCGCGATGACGCTCGAAGGCGCGCCGTTCCTCAAGGCCGAGCACCTGCCGGTGTTCGATTGCGCCAACCCATGCGGCAAGATCGGTAAGCGTTACCTTTCGGTCGAAAGCCACATCCGCATGATGGCGGCCGCACAGCCGTTCATCTCGGGCGCGATCTCCAAGACGATCAATATGCCGAACGAGGCGACCGTCGAGGATTGCAAGAACGCCTACATGCTGTCCTGGAAGCTCGCGCTGAAGGCGAACGCGCTTTATCGCGACGGTTCCAAGCTGTCGCAGCCGCTGAACGCGTCCCTGATTGAGGACGATGAGGAAGAGGAAGCAATCGAAGAACTGATGCAGGCGCCGGCGGCCGCCCAGGCAGTCGCCGTCACCGAGAAAATCGTCGAGCGCGTCATCGAGAAGGTCATCCGCGCCCGTGAAAAACTGCCGAATCGCCGCCAGGGCTACACCCAGAAGGCGATCGTCGGCGGCCACAAGGTCTATCTCCGCACCGGCGAATTCGGCGATGGCCGCTTGGGCGAGATCTTCATCGACATGCACAAGGAAGGCGCCGCCTTCCGCGCGATGATGAACAACTTCGCCATCGCCATCTCGCTCGGCCTGCAATATGGCGTGCCGCTCGAAGAATATGTGGAGGCCTTCACCTTCACCAAGTTCGAGCCGGCCGGCATGGTCCAGGGCAATGACGCGATCAAGAACGCGACGTCGATCCTCGACTATGTTTTCCGCGAACTTGCCGTCTCCTATCTCGGCCGCCACGACCTCGCCCACGTCGACACGTCCGACTTCAGCAACACCGCACTCGGCCGTGGCATCCAGGAAGGCAAGACCAACCTTGTGTCGACCGGCTGGACCCGGGGCTACAAGCCGACCATCGTCGGCGGCACGGCCGATCGCCAGCTCTCCGAGCCGAAGGGCGCCTCGACCGCCGCACCGGCGCGCGCATCCGGTGGTGCCACGGTCACCTCGATCGCCGGCAACACCGCCCGCAAGCTGGAACCGGCTATAGCGGCCGCTGCATCGGAAGTCTTAGCGTTCAAGCGAGATTATGAGGAGCGGGCCGCCGAGCTTGCCGAGGAGATCGCCGAAGAAGTCGAGCAGGAGGTAACCGCCCTCTTCTCCGACAAGGCCGCCGCCGAAGCCGCTTCAGCAAAGGCCGACGCCAAGAAGGTCGAGGCAGAGCGCCGCGCCCGCTCGATCATGCAGGGCTACACTGGCAACATGTGCTCCGAGTGCCAGAACTTCACGATGGTGAGGAATGGCACCTGTGAGAAGTGCGATACGTGCGGTGCGACGAGCGGGTGCAGCTGA
- the uvrA gene encoding excinuclease ABC subunit UvrA — MSELKTISIRGAREHNLKGIDLDLPRNKLIVMTGLSGSGKSSLAFDTIYAEGQRRYVESLSAYARQFLEMMQKPDVDQIDGLSPAISIEQKTTSRNPRSTVGTVTEIYDYMRLLFARVGVPYSPATGLPIESQTVSQMVDRVLEFGEGTRLYILAPLVRGRKGEYKKELAELMKKGFQRVKVDGQFYEIADVPALDKKYKHDIDVVVDRVVVRPDLSTRLADSLETCLTLADGLAIAEFADKPLPPGETAAGGSANKSLNETHERVLFSEKFACPVSGFTIPEIEPRLFSFNNPFGACPTCDGLGSQQKIDEALIVPEPNRTLRDGAIAPWAKSSSPYYNQTLEALGKAFDFKLSSRWSELSEEAQRAILHGTEEKIVFHYVDGARSYNTTKTFEGIVPNLERRWKETDSAWAREEIERFMSAAPCPACAGYRLKPEALAVKINKLHIGEVTEMSIRIARDWFDALPEHLNAKQNEIAVRILKEIRERLRFLNDVGLEYLSLSRSSGTLSGGESQRIRLASQIGSGLTGVLYVLDEPSIGLHQRDNARLLDTLRHLRDIGNTVIVVEHDEDAILTADYVVDIGPAAGIHGGEIVAEGAPSDIMANPKSLTGKYLSGELAVAVPSERRKPKKKKEITVVGARANNLKDVTASIPLGVFTAVTGVSGGGKSTFLVETLYKAAARRIMGARENPAEHDRIDGFEHIDKVIDIDQSPIGRTPRSNPATYTGAFTPIRDWFAGLPEAKARGYQPGRFSFNVKGGRCEACQGDGVIKIEMHFLPDVYVTCDVCHGKRYNRETLDVHFKGKSIADVLDMTVEEGVEFFSAVPSVRDKLVTLNQVGLGYIKVGQQANTLSGGEAQRVKLAKELSKRSTGRTLYILDEPTTGLHFHDVAKLLEVLHELVNQGNSVVVIEHNLEVIKTADWIIDFGPEGGDGGGEVIAKGTPEDVVKEPRSYTGHFLKELLERRPVKKVEAAE; from the coding sequence ATGAGCGAACTCAAGACCATCTCCATTCGCGGTGCGCGTGAGCACAATCTCAAGGGCATCGACCTTGATCTGCCGCGCAACAAGCTCATCGTGATGACCGGGCTTTCCGGATCCGGAAAATCCTCACTCGCCTTCGATACGATCTACGCCGAAGGCCAGCGTCGTTATGTCGAGAGTCTTTCGGCCTATGCCCGCCAGTTCCTCGAAATGATGCAGAAGCCGGATGTCGACCAGATCGACGGCCTGTCGCCGGCGATCTCGATTGAGCAGAAGACGACTTCGCGCAACCCGCGCTCGACGGTCGGCACTGTCACAGAGATCTACGATTATATGCGCCTGCTTTTCGCGCGCGTCGGCGTGCCCTATTCGCCGGCCACCGGCCTGCCGATCGAGAGCCAGACTGTCAGTCAGATGGTCGATCGCGTGCTGGAATTCGGCGAGGGTACGCGTCTCTATATCCTCGCGCCGCTCGTGCGCGGCCGTAAGGGCGAGTACAAGAAAGAACTCGCCGAGCTGATGAAGAAGGGCTTCCAGCGCGTCAAGGTGGATGGCCAGTTTTATGAAATCGCCGACGTGCCGGCGCTCGACAAGAAGTACAAGCACGATATCGATGTGGTCGTCGACCGCGTCGTGGTGAGGCCCGATCTTTCCACGCGTCTTGCCGACAGCCTCGAAACCTGCCTGACGCTTGCCGATGGCCTCGCGATCGCCGAATTCGCTGACAAGCCGCTGCCGCCGGGGGAAACCGCGGCTGGCGGCTCCGCCAACAAATCGTTGAACGAGACGCACGAGCGGGTGCTGTTTTCGGAAAAATTCGCCTGCCCGGTCTCCGGTTTCACCATTCCGGAGATCGAGCCGCGCCTCTTTTCCTTCAACAATCCCTTCGGCGCCTGCCCGACCTGCGATGGGCTCGGCAGTCAACAGAAGATCGACGAAGCGTTGATCGTCCCCGAGCCGAACCGCACCTTGCGCGACGGCGCGATTGCGCCCTGGGCAAAATCGTCCTCGCCTTACTACAATCAAACGCTGGAGGCGCTGGGCAAGGCCTTCGATTTCAAGCTCAGCAGCCGCTGGAGCGAGCTCTCAGAGGAGGCGCAGCGGGCCATCCTGCATGGCACGGAGGAAAAGATCGTCTTCCACTATGTGGACGGTGCGCGTTCCTACAACACCACGAAGACCTTCGAAGGCATCGTGCCCAATCTCGAGCGCCGTTGGAAGGAGACCGACAGCGCCTGGGCGCGCGAGGAGATCGAGCGCTTCATGTCGGCAGCGCCCTGCCCGGCCTGTGCCGGTTATCGACTGAAACCGGAGGCGCTTGCCGTCAAGATCAACAAGTTGCACATCGGCGAAGTTACGGAGATGTCGATCCGCATCGCCCGCGACTGGTTCGATGCCTTGCCCGAACACCTCAACGCCAAGCAGAACGAGATTGCCGTGCGCATCCTCAAGGAGATTCGCGAGCGGCTGCGCTTCCTCAACGACGTCGGGCTTGAATATCTCAGCCTCTCGCGCAGTTCCGGGACGCTCTCCGGTGGCGAAAGCCAGCGCATCCGGCTTGCCTCCCAGATCGGTTCCGGGCTGACCGGCGTGCTCTATGTGCTCGACGAGCCCTCGATCGGTCTGCATCAGCGCGACAATGCCCGCCTGCTCGACACGCTCCGGCATCTGCGCGACATCGGCAACACGGTCATTGTCGTGGAGCATGACGAGGACGCGATCCTGACGGCCGACTACGTCGTCGATATCGGTCCGGCGGCCGGCATCCACGGCGGCGAGATCGTCGCAGAGGGCGCTCCGTCCGACATCATGGCCAATCCGAAATCGCTCACCGGAAAATACCTCTCCGGCGAACTCGCCGTTGCCGTTCCGAGCGAGCGGCGGAAGCCGAAAAAGAAGAAGGAAATCACCGTCGTAGGCGCGCGAGCTAACAACCTGAAGGATGTTACGGCCTCGATCCCGCTCGGTGTCTTCACCGCGGTCACAGGCGTTTCCGGCGGCGGCAAGTCGACCTTCCTCGTCGAAACGCTCTACAAGGCGGCCGCACGCCGCATCATGGGCGCACGCGAAAACCCGGCAGAACACGACCGGATCGACGGCTTCGAGCATATCGACAAGGTGATTGATATCGACCAGTCGCCGATCGGCCGCACGCCGCGCTCGAACCCGGCGACCTATACCGGTGCCTTCACGCCGATTCGCGACTGGTTCGCGGGACTTCCCGAGGCGAAGGCGCGCGGCTATCAGCCGGGGCGCTTCTCCTTCAACGTCAAGGGCGGTCGCTGCGAGGCCTGCCAGGGCGACGGCGTCATCAAGATCGAGATGCACTTCCTTCCGGACGTCTATGTCACCTGCGACGTCTGCCACGGCAAGCGCTACAATCGCGAAACGCTCGACGTGCATTTCAAGGGCAAGTCGATCGCCGACGTGCTCGACATGACTGTCGAGGAAGGCGTCGAGTTCTTTTCGGCCGTGCCTTCCGTGCGCGACAAGCTCGTGACGCTGAACCAGGTGGGTCTCGGTTATATCAAGGTCGGCCAGCAGGCGAATACGCTTTCGGGTGGCGAGGCGCAGCGCGTGAAGCTCGCCAAGGAACTGTCCAAACGCTCCACCGGCCGCACGCTCTATATTCTCGACGAGCCGACAACAGGATTGCATTTCCACGACGTAGCGAAACTTCTTGAAGTTCTGCATGAGCTCGTCAACCAGGGAAATTCCGTCGTGGTCATCGAGCACAATCTGGAAGTCATCAAAACCGCTGACTGGATCATCGACTTCGGCCCCGAAGGCGGCGACGGCGGCGGCGAAGTGATCGCCAAAGGTACGCCGGAAGACGTCGTGAAGGAGCCCCGCTCCTATACCGGCCATTTCCTGAAAGAGCTGTTGGAGCGCCGGCCGGTCAAGAAGGTCGAGGCGGCGGAGTGA
- a CDS encoding DUF72 domain-containing protein, which yields MTQSGKIRVGIGGWTFEPWEGTFYPSNLPKKRQLEFAGKELRTIEINGTYYSSQKPETFARWAAEVPDDFIFSLKASRFVTNRKVLAEAGESMERFLTQGLTELGDHLGPILWQFAPTKKFEPDDFEGFLKLLPEKQDGLKLRHVVEVRNPSFQAPDFIELLNKYNVAVVLAEHADYPMIADVTADFVYARLQTGSDDIKTCYPPAGLDLWAERLKTFAAGGEPEGLEKSAPDRKADKTPRDVFAFFITSGKVNAPNGARELQKRVG from the coding sequence ATGACACAATCCGGTAAAATCCGCGTCGGCATCGGCGGCTGGACCTTCGAGCCCTGGGAAGGCACGTTCTATCCTTCCAACCTTCCGAAGAAGCGGCAGCTCGAATTCGCCGGCAAGGAGCTGCGCACGATCGAGATCAACGGCACCTATTACAGCTCGCAGAAACCGGAAACCTTTGCCCGGTGGGCGGCAGAGGTCCCGGACGATTTTATCTTCTCGCTGAAGGCCAGCCGCTTCGTGACGAATCGTAAGGTCCTCGCGGAAGCCGGTGAATCGATGGAGAGATTCCTGACCCAGGGCCTGACGGAACTGGGCGACCACCTCGGCCCTATTCTCTGGCAGTTCGCGCCGACAAAGAAATTCGAGCCGGACGATTTCGAAGGATTTCTCAAGCTCCTTCCTGAAAAGCAGGACGGGCTGAAGCTTCGCCATGTGGTCGAGGTCCGCAATCCGTCCTTCCAGGCACCCGACTTCATCGAGCTTTTGAACAAATACAACGTGGCGGTCGTGCTCGCCGAACATGCCGACTATCCGATGATCGCCGACGTCACGGCGGACTTCGTTTATGCAAGGCTGCAGACAGGCAGCGATGACATAAAGACGTGTTATCCGCCCGCGGGCCTGGATCTCTGGGCCGAGCGGCTGAAAACCTTTGCGGCAGGCGGCGAGCCGGAAGGGCTTGAAAAGAGTGCGCCGGATCGCAAGGCGGATAAGACGCCGCGCGACGTTTTTGCCTTCTTCATTACCTCAGGCAAGGTCAACGCACCGAATGGCGCAAGGGAGTTGCAGAAGCGGGTGGGCTAG